From a region of the Laspinema palackyanum D2c genome:
- a CDS encoding helix-turn-helix domain-containing protein yields the protein MEQSFGKLIRQARKDKGYSQRELAKLLDVDFTYLSKLENDRADYAPKEEVIRSLARNLDLDEEESIVLAGRLPQRYEDFLKQNYKAMPALLRRMRENPDFAEKVFQQVASEGE from the coding sequence GTGGAACAGAGTTTTGGTAAACTAATTCGTCAAGCACGCAAGGACAAGGGATATAGCCAACGGGAGCTTGCCAAGCTTCTGGATGTCGATTTCACCTACTTGTCCAAGCTGGAAAACGATCGCGCAGACTATGCACCTAAAGAGGAAGTGATTCGGTCTTTGGCGCGGAATCTGGATTTGGATGAGGAGGAGTCTATCGTCCTCGCCGGTCGTCTTCCGCAACGGTACGAGGATTTTCTCAAGCAAAATTATAAAGCGATGCCTGCACTGTTGCGGCGGATGCGAGAAAATCCTGATTTTGCAGAGAAGGTGTTTCAGCAGGTGGCAAGCGAGGGGGAATAA
- a CDS encoding ImmA/IrrE family metallo-endopeptidase has product MSIFKPYRYYRKEAIEYRANNVLRRMAQRGDQFAPCWPFDVTLVADFFDLGVIWERIPPDEQGAIAARILPLQRCIEINEEILDKPQGFLESTLAHEIGHWVLHINHEATTETADRLLTDLSLATDEPFVCRGSREVNSPLNHASVLESMEWQAQYFAGCLLMPRRILEEKRQGRDLTYWSHLYEMREELGVSISNLVNRLQDLEWIYLDKKTRKRDIYPGKALVS; this is encoded by the coding sequence TTGAGTATTTTTAAGCCGTATCGCTATTATCGCAAAGAAGCGATTGAGTATCGGGCAAATAATGTACTCAGGCGAATGGCACAGCGAGGGGACCAATTTGCTCCTTGCTGGCCGTTTGACGTGACTTTGGTTGCGGATTTTTTTGACCTCGGGGTAATTTGGGAACGGATTCCACCGGATGAACAAGGGGCGATCGCGGCGAGGATTCTCCCCCTGCAACGCTGTATCGAGATTAATGAAGAGATTCTCGATAAACCCCAGGGATTCCTGGAATCCACCCTGGCGCATGAAATCGGCCATTGGGTGCTGCATATTAATCATGAGGCGACGACGGAAACGGCCGATCGCCTGCTTACAGACCTCTCCCTAGCAACCGATGAACCCTTTGTCTGCCGGGGAAGTCGGGAAGTGAACAGTCCCCTGAATCATGCCTCGGTATTAGAGTCTATGGAGTGGCAGGCACAGTATTTTGCGGGTTGCCTGCTGATGCCGAGGCGGATTTTAGAAGAGAAACGCCAAGGACGGGATTTAACCTATTGGTCTCACTTATATGAAATGCGAGAAGAATTGGGGGTGAGTATCTCTAATTTGGTGAATCGCCTTCAAGATTTAGAGTGGATTTACTTGGATAAGAAAACTCGCAAGCGGGACATTTATCCAGGAAAGGCACTGGTTTCGTGA
- a CDS encoding peptidoglycan-binding domain-containing protein codes for MENLAYLQTVLALESVEAIPESPLHFGFNLKDCVSFYRYRVTIALSLSLFSLMQEAVASHLITPQGLGRGDSGPLVTCVQQMLKATGYFHGPVSGFYGPMTEQAVLKWELESAGVGDGAINALTIAQIGCYQGQKPLTPRPASPTPHSTPITGDRPIYNPGSGALQRGDRGEQVVQLQQELMAAGYFQGPVTGYYGTLTEDAVMHLQQDYHIPIDGVASTKTRLKLTKTPDPVPLARETLRPGSQGSAVVALQENLRNLGYYVGPITGYYGQLTEAGVMELQRDRLIHADGIAGPQTQSILLLSLY; via the coding sequence ATGGAAAATTTAGCTTATTTACAGACGGTTTTGGCCCTCGAATCTGTAGAGGCGATTCCCGAATCGCCCCTACATTTCGGGTTTAATCTTAAAGATTGTGTAAGTTTTTACCGTTACAGGGTAACGATCGCCCTGAGTCTCTCCCTATTCAGTCTCATGCAAGAGGCAGTCGCGTCCCATCTGATTACCCCACAAGGACTGGGACGGGGAGATAGTGGACCCCTCGTCACTTGTGTTCAGCAGATGTTGAAGGCAACGGGTTATTTTCACGGACCTGTTTCTGGTTTTTATGGACCGATGACGGAACAAGCGGTCTTAAAATGGGAACTGGAAAGTGCTGGGGTGGGTGATGGTGCAATTAATGCCTTAACAATTGCTCAAATCGGTTGTTATCAAGGGCAAAAACCTTTGACTCCTCGTCCCGCTTCGCCGACTCCCCATTCCACCCCCATAACCGGCGATCGCCCCATCTATAATCCCGGCAGTGGGGCGCTGCAACGAGGCGATCGCGGGGAACAGGTGGTACAATTACAGCAAGAATTAATGGCTGCCGGTTATTTTCAAGGTCCTGTTACCGGCTACTATGGCACATTGACGGAAGATGCGGTGATGCACTTACAACAGGATTACCATATCCCCATCGATGGTGTTGCCAGTACCAAAACCCGGTTAAAACTTACAAAAACACCGGATCCGGTGCCTCTCGCCAGAGAAACCCTGCGTCCCGGGTCCCAGGGTTCTGCGGTAGTTGCTCTCCAGGAAAATTTACGGAACTTAGGATACTATGTAGGACCGATTACCGGCTATTATGGTCAACTCACTGAGGCAGGGGTGATGGAGTTGCAACGCGATCGCCTGATCCATGCCGATGGAATTGCCGGTCCTCAAACCCAAAGTATCTTGTTGCTTTCTCTGTATTAA
- a CDS encoding GUN4 domain-containing protein translates to MKQFLIDAFKICRFTQTIIPPCSGKTIKAIALVLSLSGQSCWWEPSPKPDPVFQITSTANINYQPLQALLRNQEWKSADRETFQILLKISQREEEGWLSQADVEQLDCEDLHSLAKLWNYYSDNRFGFIRQQQIWESVGGVVGNYTPEIAEKFGDRVGWRRQGQWRTYEKLNFSKSAPEGHLPATTGNGVSGGVWNGVASITHRLKYCGMIDALQLNQWATADWKTLEVLEPYRADTRSATASLLISEIPCSELQEIDRLWLKYSNKRFGFSIQKPILKATGNKPEELHWERYADFERAVGWSSTHPHEEIYNGGDPLTIPLGHFPYRIGYSYETFGSGFHRTWRLSLNPDCGF, encoded by the coding sequence TTGAAACAATTTTTGATTGATGCTTTTAAAATCTGTCGATTCACTCAAACCATAATCCCCCCTTGTTCTGGAAAAACAATCAAGGCAATCGCCCTAGTATTGAGTTTGAGTGGGCAATCCTGTTGGTGGGAACCCAGTCCTAAACCGGATCCGGTATTTCAGATTACCTCGACTGCAAATATTAACTATCAACCCTTGCAAGCTTTGCTGAGGAATCAAGAGTGGAAATCTGCCGATCGCGAAACGTTTCAGATTTTATTAAAAATTAGCCAACGAGAAGAGGAAGGGTGGTTAAGTCAAGCCGATGTAGAACAACTGGATTGTGAGGATTTGCACAGTTTAGCGAAACTATGGAATTACTACAGCGATAATCGGTTTGGCTTCATCCGGCAGCAGCAGATTTGGGAATCAGTCGGTGGCGTTGTCGGAAATTATACCCCAGAAATTGCCGAAAAATTTGGAGATCGCGTTGGCTGGCGCAGGCAGGGTCAGTGGCGGACCTACGAGAAACTTAACTTCTCTAAATCGGCTCCCGAGGGCCACTTACCGGCTACAACTGGGAATGGGGTAAGTGGTGGAGTTTGGAACGGTGTCGCATCCATTACCCATCGCTTGAAATACTGCGGGATGATTGATGCCTTGCAGCTGAATCAATGGGCTACAGCAGACTGGAAAACCTTAGAGGTCCTAGAACCCTATCGAGCAGATACCCGAAGCGCTACAGCTTCTCTATTAATCTCAGAAATTCCCTGTTCTGAACTCCAAGAGATTGATCGCCTCTGGCTCAAATATTCTAATAAACGCTTTGGTTTCAGTATCCAGAAACCGATATTAAAAGCAACGGGTAATAAGCCCGAAGAATTACACTGGGAGCGTTATGCAGACTTTGAAAGAGCAGTGGGTTGGTCTTCTACCCATCCTCATGAGGAGATCTACAATGGGGGAGACCCTCTCACGATTCCTTTGGGACATTTTCCCTATCGCATCGGCTACAGCTATGAAACATTTGGTTCGGGTTTTCACCGGACTTGGCGACTCTCCCTCAACCCTGATTGTGGGTTTTAG
- the ahcY gene encoding adenosylhomocysteinase: MTATTTQIKHEVKDLSLAPLGKQRIEWAGREMPVLGLIRDRFAKEKPFAGIRLSACCHVTTETAHLAIALKAGGADAVLIASNPLSTQDDVAASLVVDYGIPVFAIKGEDSATYNRHVEIALDHKPNIIIDDGSDVTVHLVQHRQNQLSDIIGTTEETTTGIVRLAAMFKDGALSFPAMNVNDAETKHFFDNRYGTGQSTLDGIIRATNILLAGKTIVVAGYGWCGKGTALRARGMGANVIVTEINAVRALEATMDGFRVMPMEQAASEGDIFITVTGNKHVIRGEHFAQMKDGAIVCNSGHFDIEIDLKALGAEASEVRTVRPFTQQYHLNSGKSVIVLGEGRLINLAAAEGHPSAVMDMSFANQAMACEYLVKNKGKLQPGLHSIPTEVDQEIARLKLEAMGINMDTLTSAQVEYMNSWTSGT, from the coding sequence ATGACAGCAACCACCACTCAGATCAAACACGAAGTCAAAGACCTGTCTCTAGCGCCATTAGGCAAACAGAGAATTGAATGGGCGGGACGGGAAATGCCCGTTCTGGGACTAATCCGCGATCGCTTTGCCAAAGAAAAGCCCTTCGCTGGCATCCGCTTATCTGCCTGCTGCCACGTCACCACCGAAACCGCCCATCTCGCCATTGCCTTAAAAGCCGGTGGTGCAGATGCCGTCCTGATTGCCAGCAACCCCCTGAGCACTCAAGATGACGTCGCAGCAAGTCTCGTGGTGGATTATGGCATTCCCGTGTTCGCCATCAAGGGAGAAGACAGCGCCACCTACAACCGTCACGTTGAAATCGCCCTGGATCATAAACCCAACATCATCATCGATGACGGTAGCGATGTCACCGTGCACCTCGTGCAGCATCGTCAAAATCAACTCTCCGATATCATCGGCACCACCGAAGAAACCACCACCGGCATCGTGCGCCTCGCCGCCATGTTCAAAGATGGCGCACTGTCCTTCCCGGCGATGAACGTCAACGACGCCGAAACCAAGCATTTCTTTGACAACCGCTATGGAACGGGTCAATCCACCCTCGATGGCATCATCCGCGCCACCAATATCTTACTGGCGGGTAAAACCATCGTCGTTGCTGGATATGGCTGGTGTGGCAAAGGTACCGCCTTACGCGCCCGGGGAATGGGTGCTAACGTCATCGTGACGGAAATCAACGCCGTGCGTGCATTAGAAGCCACGATGGATGGATTCCGCGTGATGCCGATGGAACAAGCCGCATCCGAAGGAGATATCTTTATTACCGTTACCGGCAATAAGCACGTCATTCGCGGTGAGCATTTCGCCCAGATGAAAGATGGGGCGATCGTCTGTAACTCTGGTCACTTCGACATCGAAATCGACCTCAAAGCCCTAGGAGCAGAAGCCTCAGAAGTTCGCACCGTGCGTCCGTTTACCCAACAATATCACCTCAACTCTGGTAAATCTGTGATCGTCCTCGGAGAAGGACGTCTGATTAACCTCGCTGCCGCCGAAGGACACCCCAGCGCGGTGATGGATATGAGCTTTGCCAACCAAGCGATGGCTTGCGAATATTTAGTCAAGAATAAAGGCAAGTTGCAACCCGGTTTACACTCCATTCCGACGGAAGTAGACCAGGAAATTGCTCGTTTGAAACTCGAAGCAATGGGAATCAATATGGATACCCTGACTTCGGCTCAAGTAGAATACATGAATTCCTGGACCTCTGGAACTTAA